In Phragmites australis chromosome 17, lpPhrAust1.1, whole genome shotgun sequence, the following are encoded in one genomic region:
- the LOC133896988 gene encoding uncharacterized protein LOC133896988, with protein MNEVSDLLGLNRNISDRGNGLEEAMKKLQLSEVERKGIKVPKTRELMLRPGEWHAVGLALADKPIFVEGIHQTLGKIWCPDKGMIVKEMGDNIFLFYFNQLCGMKRALEDGPWTAGHSLLVMAAYDARKDIDAMEFTHIPIWIRVGKLPMGMMNRVMGEIIGNEVGKFLDVDVDESGTAAGRYLRIKVSMDIRVPIMRGVTLEIEDEGGDLRWCPLEYEFLPELCYSCGIIGHIDKNCKKGAQTLKTD; from the coding sequence atgaatGAGGTGTCAGACTTGCTTGGTCTGAATAGAAATATAAGCGATAGGGGCAATGGTTTGGAGGAAGCGATGAAGAAATTGCAACTTTCAGAGGTGGAGAGGAAGGGTATTAAGGTGCCAAAGACGCGGGAACTGATGCTTCGACCTGGTGAGTGGCATGCGGTGGGGTTGGCTTTGGCGGACAAACCTATTTTTGTCGAGGGAATTCATCAAACTCTAGGCAAAATCTGGTGTCCTGACAAGGGGATGATCGTCAAAGAGATGGGAGATAATATATTCCTCTTTTACTTTAACCAACTGTGTGGGATGAAGAGGGCATTGGAGGATGGTCCTTGGACGGCAGGTCATAGCCTCTTGGTGATGGCAGCTTATGATGCCAGGAAAGACATTGATGCAATGGAATTTACTCATATCCCGATTTGGATTAGAGTAGGCAAACTACCGATGGGGATGATGAACAGGGTGATGGGGGAGATCATTGGTAATGAGGTAGGGAAATTCTTGGACGTGGATGTTGACGAAAGCGGCACAGCGGCCGGACGCTATCTCAGGATTAAAGTTTCTATGGATATTCGTGTGCCAATCATGAGGGGTGTCACTTTGGAGATTGAAGATGAAGGTGGGGATTTGAGATGGTGCCCTTTAGAGTATGAATTTCTACCGGAGCTTTGTTACTCGTGTGGCATCATTGGACACATTGATAAAAATTGTAAGAAAGGAGCACAGACATTGAAAACTGACTAG
- the LOC133896818 gene encoding heat stress transcription factor B-1-like: MAGAAADQPKSGGGRGSGGPAPFLTKTHQMVEERATDEVISWGEQGRSFVVWKPVEFARDLLPLYFKHCNFSSFVRQLNTYGFRKVVPNRWEFANENFRRGKQGLLSGICRRKSTTPQSSKSSGSGVNAAIPPPLPPLPPASATTSGGHERSSSSASSPQRADLTSENEQLKKDNHTLATELAQARRHCEELLGFLSRFLDVRQLDLRLLMQEDMRAAGDAQQCRAVVDQERGGEEEKSVKLFGVILKDAARKSRGRCEEAVASERPIKMIRIGEPWVGVPSSGPGRCGGEN, from the exons ATGGCTGGCGCGGCGGCGGATCAGCCGAAGAGCGGTGGCGGGAGGGGAAGCGGCGGGCCGGCACCGTTCCTGACGAAGACGCACCAGATGGTGGAGGAGCGCGCGACGGACGAGGTGATCTCGTGGGGGGAGCAGGGCCGGTCCTTCGTGGTCTGGAAGCCCGTGGAATTCGCGCGCGACCTCCTCCCGCTCTACTTCAAGCACTGCAACTTCTCCTCCTTCGTCCGGCAGCTCAACACCTAC GGTTTCCGGAAGGTGGTGCCGAACCGGTGGGAGTTCGCGAACGAGAACTTCCGGCGAGGCAAGCAAGGCCTCCTGTCCGGCATCTGTCGCCGAAAGTCGACGACGCCACAGTCCTCCAAATCTAGCGGCAGCGGTGTTAACGCCGCGATCCCTCCGCCACTGCCCCCTCTGCCTCCCGCGTCGGCCACCACGTCCGGAGGCCACGAACGAAGCTCCTCGTCGGCGTCGTCGCCGCAGCGGGCCGACCTGACCAGCGAGAACGAGCAGCTCAAGAAGGACAACCACACGCTGGCGACCGAGCTGGCGCAGGCGCGGCGGCACTGCGAGGAGCTCCTGGGATTCCTCTCGCGCTTCCTCGACGTTCGGCAGCTCGACCTCCGGCTGCTCATGCAGGAAGACATGCGAGCGGCCGGGGACGCGCAGCAGTGCCGCGCGGTGGTCGACCaggagcgcggcggcgaggaggagaagagCGTGAAGCTTTTCGGCGTGATCCTCAAGGACGCCGCGAGGAAGAGTAGGGGCCGGTgcgaggaggcggtggccagCGAGCGGCCGATCAAGATGATCAGGATCGGCGAACCGTGGGTCGGCGTGCCGTCGTCGGGCCCGGGGCGGTGCGGCGGCGAGAATTAA